Proteins encoded in a region of the Drosophila sechellia strain sech25 chromosome 2L, ASM438219v1, whole genome shotgun sequence genome:
- the LOC6617290 gene encoding gamma-aminobutyric acid type B receptor subunit 2 gives MRIIQPVQGTRYGPWPAVGLRLVLALAWATSAAAAMESSAELQALGYEAIRPGAASISTSSPVSTPPGESASTVAAGGTPVPPRSDWKYKRTKVKRRQQRLNSHSNLPGSTNASHAHHLLNLPPRQRYLKVNQVFESERRMSPAEMQRNHGKIVLLGLFELSTSRGPRPDGLSELGAATMAVEHINRKRLLPGYTLELVTNDTQCDPGVGVDRFFHAIYTQPSTRMVMLLGSACSEVTESLAKVVPYWNIVQVSFGSTSPALSDRREFPYFYRTVAPDSSHNPARIAFIRKFGWGTVTTFSQNEEVHSLAVNNLVTELEAANISCAATITFAATDFKEQLLLLRETDTRIIIGSFSQELAPQILCEAYRLRMFGADYAWILHESMGAPWWPDQRTACSNHELQLAVENLIVVSTHNSIVGNNVSYSGLNNHMFNSQLRKQSAQFHGQDGFGSGSGSRISIAAPQSDARRRRRRGLGGISGGHLFPEAISQYAPQTYDAVWAIALALRAAEEHWRRNEEQSKLDGFDYTRSDMAWEFLQQMGKLHFLGVSGPVSFSGPDRVGTTAFYQIQRGLLEPVALYYPATDALDFRCPRCRPVKWHSGQVPIAKRVFKLRVATIAPLAFYTIATLSSVGIALAIAFLAFNLHFRKLKAIKLSSPKLSNITAVGCIFVYATVILLGLDHSTLPSAEDSFATVCTARVYLLSAGFSLAFGSMFAKTYRVHRIFTRTGSIFKDKMLQDIQLILLVGVLLLVDALLVTLWVVTDPMERHLHNLTLEISASDRSVVYQPQVEVCRSQHTQTWLSVLYAYKGLLLVVGVYMAWETRHVKIPALNDSQYIGVSVYSVVITSAIVVVLANLISERVTLAFITITALILTSTTATLCLLFIPKLHDIWARNDIIDPVIHSMGLKMECNTRRFVVDDRRELQYRVEVQNRVYKKEIQALDAEIRKLERLLESGLTTTSTTTSSSTSLLTGGGHLKPELTVTSGISQTPAASKNRTPSISGILPNLLLSVLPPVIPRASWPSAEYMQIPMRRSVTFASQPQLEEACLPAQDLINLRLAHQQATEAKTGLMNRLRGIFSRTTSSNKGSTASLADQKGLKAAFKSHMGLFTRLIPSSQTASCNAIYNNPNQDPIPSEGSSHPNGNHLKPIHRGSLTKSGTHLDHLTKDPNFLPIPTISGGEQGDPTLGGKYVKLLETKVNFQLPSNRRPSMVQQPPSLRERVRGSPRFPHRILPPTCSLSALAESEDRPGESTSILGSCKSIPRISLQQATSGGTWKSMETAGKSRLSLGDSQEEEQQAPMNGTE, from the exons ATGCGCATAATTCAACCGGTCCAAGGGACCAGATACGGTCCATGGCCGGCCGTGGGACTGAGGCTAGTCCTGGCCCTTGCCTGGGCAACGTCGGCTGCGGCTGCCATGGAGTCATCAGCCGAGCTGCAGGCCCTGGGCTACGAGGCAATTAGGCCAGGTGCTGCCTCAATTAGCACATCCAGCCCAGTCAGCACGCCACCCGGAGAATCGGCATCGACTGTGGCTGCCGGGGGGACTCCGGTTCCACCGCGCTCCGACTGGAAGTACAAACGGACGAAAGTCAAACGTCGGCAGCAGCGCCTCAACTCGCACAGCAATCTGCCCGGAAGCACCAATGCCTCCCACGCCCACCACCTCCTGAATCTGCCCCCCAGGCAGCGATACTTGAAGGTCAACCAGGTGTTCGAAAGCGAGCGCCGCATGTCGCcggccgaaatgcagcgcaaTCATGGCAAAATCGTGCTGCTCGGACTCTTTGAGCTGTCCACATCGCGGGGACCACGTCCGGATGGTCTGAGCGAACTGGGAGCTGCCACCATGGCCGTGGAGCACATCAACCGCAAGCGCCTGCTGCCGGGCTACACCCTCGAGCTCGTAACCAACGATACTCAG TGTGATCCTGGAGTGGGCGTGGATCGCTTCTTCCACGCCATCTACACACAGCCCTCGACGAGGATGGTGATGCTGCTGGGATCGGCGTGCTCGGAGGTCACCGAGAGCCTGGCGAAGGTGGTGCCGTACTGGAACATCGTGCAG GTATCCTTCGGTTCCACATCGCCGGCGTTGAGCGACAGGCGCGAGTTCCCCTACTTCTACAGGACGGTGGCCCCGGACTCCTCGCACAATCCGGCGCGCATCGCTTTTATTCGGAAGTTTGGCTGGGGCACGGTGACCACTTTCTCGCAGAACGAGGAGGTTCACTCGCTGGCGGTGAACAACCTGGTCACCGAGCTGGAGGCGGCCAACATATCCTGTGCCGCCACCATCACCTTTGCAGCCACCGACTTcaaggagcagctgctgctacTTAGG GAGACGGACACGCGCATCATCATCGGCAGCTTCTCGCAGGAGCTGGCCCCCCAGATCCTGTGCGAGGCCTACAGGCTTCGAATGTTCGGGGCGGACTACGCCTGGATCCTCCACGAGAGCATGGGGGCACCGTGGTGGCCGGACCAGCGCACCGCCTGCTCTAACCACGAACTGCAGCTGGCCGTCGAGAACCTCATCGTGGTCTCAACGCACAACAGCATCGTTGGAAATAACGTCAGCTACAGTGGACTG AACAATCACATGTTCAACTCCCAGCTGCGCAAGCAATCCGCCCAGTTCCACGGCCAGGATGGATTTGGCTCCGGGTCTGGCTCCAGGATCAGTATCGCTGCACCGCAATCTGACGCTCgtcggcggaggaggaggggcCTGGGAGGCATCAGCGGAGGACACCTCTTTCCGGAGGCGATTTCGCAGTACGCGCCGCAAACCTACGACGCCGTGTGGGCCATCGCCTTGGCCTTGAGAGCCGCTGAGGAGCACTGGCGGCGAAACGAGGAACAGTCGAAGCTGGACGGATTCGATTACACCCGCAGCGACATGGCCTGGGAGTTCCTGCAGCAAATGGGCAAGCTCCACTTCCTGGGAGTGTCG GGCCCCGTTTCATTCAGCGGTCCAGATCGCGTTGGCACCACTGCCTTCTATCAAATCCAGCGCGGTTTGCTGGAACCAGTGGCCCTCTACTATCCGGCCACGGATGCCCTGGACTTCCGGTGTCCCCGCTGCCGGCCAGTGAAGTGGCACAGCGGGCAGGTGCCCATCGCCAAGCGGGTGTTCAAGCTGCGGGTGGCGACCATCGCCCCACTGGCCTTCTACACCATCGCCACCCTCTCCAGCGTGGGAATCGCCCTGGCCATCGCCTTCCTGGCGTTCAATCTGCACTTTCGGAAGCTCAA GGCAATTAAACTTTCCAGCCCGAAGCTGAGCAACATCACAGCAGTGGGCTGCATCTTTGTGTACGCCACCGTCATCCTTTTGGGTCTGGACCACTCGACGCTGCCCTCGGCGGAGGACTCTTTCGCAACGGTCTGCACG GCCCGCGTCTATCTGCTCTCCGCCGGATTCTCGTTGGCCTTTGGATCGATGTTTGCCAAGACCTACAGAGTTCACCGGATATTCACGCGAACCGGCAGCATTTTCAAGGACAAGATGCTGCAGGACATCCAACTGATCCTGCTCGTCGGCGTATTGCTTCTGGTGGACGCGCTGCTCGTAACCCTTTGGGTGGTCACCGATCCAATGGAGCGCCATCTTCACAACCTGACGCTCGAGATCAGTGCGAGTGATAGAAGTGTCGTTTACCAGCCTCAG GTTGAGGTTTGCCGGTCGCAGCACACGCAAACATGGTTGAGTGTCCTGTACGCCTACAAAGGCCTTCTTCTTGTGGTGGGTGTCTACATGGCCTGGGAGACGCGCCACGTGAAGATCCCTGCTCTCAATGACTCGCAGTACATCGGAGTGTCTGTCTACAGTGTGGTCATCACCAGCGCCATCGTCGTGGTGCTGGCCAACTTGATTTCGGAGCGAGTCACCCTGGCCTTCATCACAATCACAGCTCTGATTTTAACCAGCACCACTGCAACCCTTTGTCTGCTTTTCATCCCAAAACTCCACGATATCTGGGCAAGAA ACGACATTATCGATCCGGTTATCCACAGCATGGGCCTTAAGATGGAATGCAACACACGCCGATTCGTTGTGGATGATCGCCGAGAACTGCAGTATCGAGTGGAGGTGCAAAACAGAGTCTATAAAAAGGAAATCCAGGCTCTGGACGCCGAGATTCGAAAGCTGGAGAGGCTACTCGAGTCGGGTCTAACCACCACCTCCACCACAACTTCGTCGTCCACATCACTATTAACTGGGGGAGGTCATCTAAAGCCGGAACTGACGGTAACCAGTGGAATCTCGCAGACTCCGGCGGCCAGTAAAAACAGAACTCCAAGTATCTCGGGAATACTGCCCAATCTCCTGCTCTCCGTGCTGCCTCCTGTGATTCCCCGGGCCAGTTGGCCCTCAGCAGAGTACATGCAGATCCCGATGAGGCGCTCTGTGACCTTTGCCTCTCAGCCCCAACTAGAGGAGGCTTGCCTGCCTGCACAGGACTTGATTAATCTGCGTTTAGCTCACCAGCAGGCCACGGAGGCTAAGACGGGCTTGATGAACCGATTACGAGGGATTTTTTCTCGAACCACTTCGAGCAACAAGGGATCCACGGCCAGCTTGGCAGACCAAAAGGGTCTGAAGGCGGCCTTCAAATCGCACATGGGTCTCTTCACCCGCCTGATTCCCTCCTCTCAAACGGCGTCCTGCAATGCCATATACAATAATCCAAATCAGGATCCCATTCCCTCGGAGGGGTCCTCCCACCCAAATGGCAACCACCTAAAGCCCATCCATAGGGGTTCATTGACCAAAAGCGGTACTCACCTGGATCACCTTACCAAGGATCCGAATTTCCTGCCCATACCCACTATTTCAGGTGGGGAACAGGGCGACCCAACGTTGGGTGGAAAGTATGTGAAACTGCTGGAGACCAAGGTAAACTTCCAATTGCCCAGCAACCGGAGACCTTCGATGGTGCAGCAGCCGCCCAGTTTAAGGGAAAGGGTAAGAGGTTCGCCCCGCTTTCCACACCGCATCCTGCCGCCCACTTGTAGCCTCAGCGCCCTGGCCGAATCCGAGGACCGTCCAGGAGAAAGCACCTCTATCTTGGGCAGCTGCAAGTCCATACCTCGCATTTCCCTGCAGCAGGCCACCAGTGGAGGCACCTGGAAATCCATGGAAACAGCGGGCAAGTCGAGGCTTTCCCTCGGCGATTCCCAGGAAGAGGAGCAGCAGGCGCCTATGAATGGCACGGAATAA